From the genome of Oxyura jamaicensis isolate SHBP4307 breed ruddy duck chromosome 2, BPBGC_Ojam_1.0, whole genome shotgun sequence, one region includes:
- the TMEM42 gene encoding transmembrane protein 42, which translates to MRAAVAAAAAGLLGAAAAAAAKLALGARPLRGAGGWLPVLLRVGCIGLVCACNAVMWTVFAKALRLSSSSASASVTTTASNFISSAILGKLLFGETWTSLWWVGVAMMLCGLVLLHTAAPRPAPLPVEKKET; encoded by the exons TGCGGGCGGCagtggcggcggcggccgcggggctgctgggggcggcggcggcggcggcggcgaagCTGGCGCTGGGAGCGCGTCCCCTGCGGGGCGCCGGAGGCTGG ctgcctgtgctgcttcGCGTAGGCTGCATTGGCTTGGTGTGTGCCTGCAATGCAGTCATGTGGACGGTCTTTGCAAAAGCCCTGCgactctcctcctcctcggctTCTGCCTCTGTGACAACAACAGCCTCCAACTTCATCTCTTCG gcCATCCTGGGCAAGCTTCTCTTTGGGGAGACGTGGACATCCCTGTGGTGGGTTGGCGTCGCCATGATGCTCTGTGGCCTCGTTCTGCTGCACACCGCTGCGCCCCGGCCAGCGCCACTCCCAGTAGAGAAGAAGGAGACGTGA